A genomic region of Conger conger chromosome 6, fConCon1.1, whole genome shotgun sequence contains the following coding sequences:
- the LOC133131420 gene encoding aminopeptidase N-like isoform X1, whose protein sequence is MSKNVYISKAAAVVTVAVAALALATVIGMVFFHLMQTQECPNLLLPTVLTSTLAPTGQPPDMRLPGNLIPESYEIYLQTHLYTELDSLKEQNYNFNGNSTVRFKCVNATNTIYIHSKELNLTVLGVIEENGKNVLVNQVHLLEDIREFAEIVLAETLRVGRIYYLISEFMGDFRGSNVMSLNSYKENGKNESVMIAFIAASKMEPMDARRVFPCFDEPAMKALFNITIIHREGSVALSNMPQKDQVEMEIDGEQWIVSEFVPTVKMSTYLLAFTVSCMRSKEIHDERLILRTWARPEAIDTGHVDYVHSITRNILTFYEEYSHIQYPLRKLDQVAVPKLADGILGVENWGLIIYAEDALLYDAGHFSTTQKQISAIIVAHELAHQWFGNLVTMRWWNDLWLKEGFATYLSYLAVDKVEPTWNIKDLMVVQETQMVLSMDSEANYHVLSEDNLQTPDDIMNLYDLISYCKGAAVLKMLADTLTESVFEKGIQSFLKTYQYDSAETQDLWSHLQMAVDNTSLDIVVAEVMDTWILQSGYPMITINTTSGEVSQEHFSLNTDKEQKVIWQVPIKVMKSGSGEIGSDLLTVDGPVSKPVYQCNENEWIIANVNCTGYYRVNYNPENWEKLLQQLETDHQKIPTLNRAQLIDDAFNLARFKYVDITLALNTTKYLLKDKEFLPWETANEKLLHLILMFDRSDVCGHMKAYLRKLVGPLYDHFENFTMNSSIPDSHTAQLNQINAVTIACAIELPKCKKMATNLFERLRKDPATNPIHPNLRPMVYCSAIASGGELEWDFAWEMLQTSPINQERERLMEALACTKHVWILNRYLEYTLNPDKIKPEDFISTISLIAKNVVGQSLVWDFVASQWSNIIKKFGKEYSLYPLIHGMTQRVPTINEQQQLMKLEKIYNEMSLYHSGENFFEYILNMNKINIKWVEEHKQTVSQWFQREISQGDKV, encoded by the exons ATGTCCAAGAATGTGTACATCTCTAAGGCTGCAGCTGTGGTCACTGTGGCAGTGGCAGCTTTGGCACTTGCCACTGTCATCGGAATGGTCTTTTTCCACCTCATGCAAACCCAAGAATGCCCTAATCTGCTGCTGCCAACAGTTCTGACCAGCACTTTGGCCCCAACTGGACAACCACCCGATATGAGACTGCCAGGAAACCTGATTCCAGAGAGCTATGAGATTTACCTGCAGACTCACCTGTACACCGAGTTGGACAGCCTCAAGGAGCAGAACTACAACTTCAATGGAAATTCTACTGTGAGGTTCAAGTGTGTGAATGCTACCAACACTATCTACATTCACAGCAAAGAGCTCAATCTGACTGtgttaggtgtgattgaggaaaatgggaaaaacGTGCTAGTTAACCAGGTCCACCTGTTGGAAGACATCAGAGAATTTGCTGAAATAGTGCTTGCTGAAACCTTAAGAGTTGGCAGAATTTACTACCTCATCAGCGAATTTATGGGAGACTTTAGGGGATCTAATGTCATGTCTCTCAATAGTTacaaggaaaatggaaaaaatgaaag TGTTATGATAGCATTCATTGCAGCTAGTAAAATGGAACCCATGGACGCAAGAAGAGTGTTTCCCTGTTTTGATGAGCCAGCAATGAAAGCCCTGTTTAACATCACTATAATCCACAGGGAAGGCTCTGTAGCTTTAAGCAATATGCCCCAGAAAG ACCAAGTTGAAATGGAAATTGATGGAGAACAATGGATAGTTTCCGAGTTTGTTCCTACTGTGAAGATGTCAACTTACCTATTAGCCTTCACAGTGTCCTGCATGAGATCCAAAGAGATCCATGATGAGAGGCTCATTCTAAGG ACATGGGCAAGGCCTGAAGCCATAGACACAGGGCATGTGGACTATGTGCACAGTATCACCAGGAACATTCTCACATTTTATGAAGAGTATAGTCACATACAATATCCTTTGAGAAAACTTG ATCAGGTAGCGGTGCCTAAATTAGCTGATGGCATTCTAGGTGTGGAGAACTGGGGTTTGATCATATATGCCGAGGACGCTCTGCTGTATGATGCAGGGCACTTCTCCACTACACAGAAACAGATATCTGCCATCATTGTAGCACATGAACTGGCACATCAG TGGTTTGGAAACCTGGTCACAATGAgatggtggaatgacctctGGTTGAAGGAGGGCTTTGCAACATACTTGTCATATCTGGCTGTGGACAAAGTGGAGCCCACTTGGAATATT AAAGATCTCATGGTTGTTCAGGAAACCCAGATGGTGCTATCCATGGATTCTGAAGCCAATTATCATGTCCTCAGTGAGGACAATCTACAAACTCCTGATGACATCATGAACCTGTATGACTTAATCTCGTACTGCAAG GGGGCAGCAGTGTTGAAAATGCTGGCCGATACTTTGACAGAGAGTGTCTTTGAAAAGGGTATTCAG TCTTTTTTGAAGACTTACCAGTATGACAGTGCTGAAACACAAGATCTTTGGAGTCACTTACAGATG gcAGTGGACAACACCAGCCTTGACATAGTTGTAGCAGAAGTCATGGATACCTGGATACTACAATCTGGCTACCCTATGATAACCATCAACACCACATCTGGAGAAGTGTCACAGGAACACTTCAGTCTCAACACAGACAAAGAACAGAA GGTTATTTGGCAGGTTccaataaaagtgatgaaaTCAGGCTCAGGAGAGATTGGATCTGATTTGCTGACTGTGGATGGACCAG TGTCGAAGCCGGTGTATCAGTGTAATGAAAATGAGTGGATTATTGCCAATGTTAACTGCACTGGGTATTACAGAGTTAACTACAACCCTGAGAACTGGGAAAAACTccttcaacagctggagacagaTCACCAG AAAATACCCACCCTCAACAGAGCTCAGCTAATTGATGATGCATTTAATCTGGCAAG ATTTAAATATGTTGATATCACCCTGGCTTTGAACACCACCAAGTATCTCTTGAAGGACAAAGAGTTTCTGCCATGGGAAACTGCCAATGAAAAGCTGCTTCATCTAATCCTCATGTTCGATCGCTCTGATGTCTGTGGCCACATGAAG GCATATTTAAGGAAGCTAGTAGGTCCACTTTATGACCATTTTGAAAACTTCACAATGAACTCATCCATCCCGGACAGTCACACTGCCCA GCTTAACCAGATTAATGCAGTCACAATTGCTTGTGCCATTGAGCTTCCAAAGTGCAAAAAGATGGCAACGAATCTATTCGAAAGACTGCGGAAAGACCCAGCCACAAATCC GATACACCCCAACCTGAGGCCCATGGTGTACTGCAGTGCCATAGCTTCAGGAGGAGAACTGGAGTGGGACTTTGCCTGGGAGATGTTGCAGACCTCCCCCATTaatcaagagagagagaggcttatGGAAGCCCTGGCCTGCACCAAGCACGTCTGGATCCTCAACAG GTACCTTGAATACACTCTGAACCCAGACAAAATCAAGCCAGAGGACTTCATTTCCACTATCAGCCTCATTGCCAAGAATGTGGTAGGGCAGTCACTGGTCTGGGACTTTGTGGCATCCCAGTGGTCCAACATCATCAAAAA GTTCGGGAAAGAATATTCACTTTATCCCTTAATTCATGGGATGACGCAGAGAGTTCCTACGATAAATGAGCAACAACAG TTAATGAAGCTAGAAAAAATCTACAACGAAATGTCCCTTTACCACTCTGGTGAAAATTTTTTTGAGTACATCCTGAATATGAACAAGATCAACATCAAGTGGGTGGAGGAACACAAGCAAACTGTTTCCCAGTGGTTTCAAAGGGAGATTTCACAAGGAGACAAAGtctga
- the LOC133131420 gene encoding aminopeptidase N-like isoform X2, translated as MSKNVYISKAAAVVTVAVAALALATVIGMVFFHLMQTQECPNLLLPTVLTSTLAPTGQPPDMRLPGNLIPESYEIYLQTHLYTELDSLKEQNYNFNGNSTVRFKCVNATNTIYIHSKELNLTVLGVIEENGKNVLVNQVHLLEDIREFAEIVLAETLRVGRIYYLISEFMGDFRGSNVMSLNSYKENGKNESVMIAFIAASKMEPMDARRVFPCFDEPAMKALFNITIIHREGSVALSNMPQKDQVEMEIDGEQWIVSEFVPTVKMSTYLLAFTVSCMRSKEIHDERLILRTWARPEAIDTGHVDYVHSITRNILTFYEEYSHIQYPLRKLDQVAVPKLADGILGVENWGLIIYAEDALLYDAGHFSTTQKQISAIIVAHELAHQWFGNLVTMRWWNDLWLKEGFATYLSYLAVDKVEPTWNIKDLMVVQETQMVLSMDSEANYHVLSEDNLQTPDDIMNLYDLISYCKGAAVLKMLADTLTESVFEKGIQSFLKTYQYDSAETQDLWSHLQMAVDNTSLDIVVAEVMDTWILQSGYPMITINTTSGEVSQEHFSLNTDKEQKVIWQVPIKVMKSGSGEIGSDLLTVDGPVSKPVYQCNENEWIIANVNCTGYYRVNYNPENWEKLLQQLETDHQKIPTLNRAQLIDDAFNLARFKYVDITLALNTTKYLLKDKEFLPWETANEKLLHLILMFDRSDVCGHMKAYLRKLVGPLYDHFENFTMNSSIPDSHTAQLNQINAVTIACAIELPKCKKMATNLFERLRKDPATNPIHPNLRPMVYCSAIASGGELEWDFAWEMLQTSPINQERERLMEALACTKHVWILNRYLEYTLNPDKIKPEDFISTISLIAKNVVGQSLVWDFVASQWSNIIKN; from the exons ATGTCCAAGAATGTGTACATCTCTAAGGCTGCAGCTGTGGTCACTGTGGCAGTGGCAGCTTTGGCACTTGCCACTGTCATCGGAATGGTCTTTTTCCACCTCATGCAAACCCAAGAATGCCCTAATCTGCTGCTGCCAACAGTTCTGACCAGCACTTTGGCCCCAACTGGACAACCACCCGATATGAGACTGCCAGGAAACCTGATTCCAGAGAGCTATGAGATTTACCTGCAGACTCACCTGTACACCGAGTTGGACAGCCTCAAGGAGCAGAACTACAACTTCAATGGAAATTCTACTGTGAGGTTCAAGTGTGTGAATGCTACCAACACTATCTACATTCACAGCAAAGAGCTCAATCTGACTGtgttaggtgtgattgaggaaaatgggaaaaacGTGCTAGTTAACCAGGTCCACCTGTTGGAAGACATCAGAGAATTTGCTGAAATAGTGCTTGCTGAAACCTTAAGAGTTGGCAGAATTTACTACCTCATCAGCGAATTTATGGGAGACTTTAGGGGATCTAATGTCATGTCTCTCAATAGTTacaaggaaaatggaaaaaatgaaag TGTTATGATAGCATTCATTGCAGCTAGTAAAATGGAACCCATGGACGCAAGAAGAGTGTTTCCCTGTTTTGATGAGCCAGCAATGAAAGCCCTGTTTAACATCACTATAATCCACAGGGAAGGCTCTGTAGCTTTAAGCAATATGCCCCAGAAAG ACCAAGTTGAAATGGAAATTGATGGAGAACAATGGATAGTTTCCGAGTTTGTTCCTACTGTGAAGATGTCAACTTACCTATTAGCCTTCACAGTGTCCTGCATGAGATCCAAAGAGATCCATGATGAGAGGCTCATTCTAAGG ACATGGGCAAGGCCTGAAGCCATAGACACAGGGCATGTGGACTATGTGCACAGTATCACCAGGAACATTCTCACATTTTATGAAGAGTATAGTCACATACAATATCCTTTGAGAAAACTTG ATCAGGTAGCGGTGCCTAAATTAGCTGATGGCATTCTAGGTGTGGAGAACTGGGGTTTGATCATATATGCCGAGGACGCTCTGCTGTATGATGCAGGGCACTTCTCCACTACACAGAAACAGATATCTGCCATCATTGTAGCACATGAACTGGCACATCAG TGGTTTGGAAACCTGGTCACAATGAgatggtggaatgacctctGGTTGAAGGAGGGCTTTGCAACATACTTGTCATATCTGGCTGTGGACAAAGTGGAGCCCACTTGGAATATT AAAGATCTCATGGTTGTTCAGGAAACCCAGATGGTGCTATCCATGGATTCTGAAGCCAATTATCATGTCCTCAGTGAGGACAATCTACAAACTCCTGATGACATCATGAACCTGTATGACTTAATCTCGTACTGCAAG GGGGCAGCAGTGTTGAAAATGCTGGCCGATACTTTGACAGAGAGTGTCTTTGAAAAGGGTATTCAG TCTTTTTTGAAGACTTACCAGTATGACAGTGCTGAAACACAAGATCTTTGGAGTCACTTACAGATG gcAGTGGACAACACCAGCCTTGACATAGTTGTAGCAGAAGTCATGGATACCTGGATACTACAATCTGGCTACCCTATGATAACCATCAACACCACATCTGGAGAAGTGTCACAGGAACACTTCAGTCTCAACACAGACAAAGAACAGAA GGTTATTTGGCAGGTTccaataaaagtgatgaaaTCAGGCTCAGGAGAGATTGGATCTGATTTGCTGACTGTGGATGGACCAG TGTCGAAGCCGGTGTATCAGTGTAATGAAAATGAGTGGATTATTGCCAATGTTAACTGCACTGGGTATTACAGAGTTAACTACAACCCTGAGAACTGGGAAAAACTccttcaacagctggagacagaTCACCAG AAAATACCCACCCTCAACAGAGCTCAGCTAATTGATGATGCATTTAATCTGGCAAG ATTTAAATATGTTGATATCACCCTGGCTTTGAACACCACCAAGTATCTCTTGAAGGACAAAGAGTTTCTGCCATGGGAAACTGCCAATGAAAAGCTGCTTCATCTAATCCTCATGTTCGATCGCTCTGATGTCTGTGGCCACATGAAG GCATATTTAAGGAAGCTAGTAGGTCCACTTTATGACCATTTTGAAAACTTCACAATGAACTCATCCATCCCGGACAGTCACACTGCCCA GCTTAACCAGATTAATGCAGTCACAATTGCTTGTGCCATTGAGCTTCCAAAGTGCAAAAAGATGGCAACGAATCTATTCGAAAGACTGCGGAAAGACCCAGCCACAAATCC GATACACCCCAACCTGAGGCCCATGGTGTACTGCAGTGCCATAGCTTCAGGAGGAGAACTGGAGTGGGACTTTGCCTGGGAGATGTTGCAGACCTCCCCCATTaatcaagagagagagaggcttatGGAAGCCCTGGCCTGCACCAAGCACGTCTGGATCCTCAACAG GTACCTTGAATACACTCTGAACCCAGACAAAATCAAGCCAGAGGACTTCATTTCCACTATCAGCCTCATTGCCAAGAATGTGGTAGGGCAGTCACTGGTCTGGGACTTTGTGGCATCCCAGTGGTCCAACATCATCAAAAA TTAA